tgatgatgggaatcggaagaattgcaacttctccaacaaacttctaagacacctgccccatggtgggcgccaactgtcgtggatctgagactgacagtagaatggggggtaggtatgaggaggcaagatcctagctatgtagtagttgtacacatgagtttacgagttcagacccttcgcggaggaagtaacagccctacgtctcggtgccctgaggcggtcgactggattgtatgtgtgtgtgagtttacaaaagatgcgaacccttgtcccagaggagggggtggcttatatagagtgcgccaggacccccagttcccctccgttacacaggattcaatgtacattaagagtggaacgttactggtaacgctagcaatTAAGTGGTATAAAGGAAAATTAAGTCTATAAGTAAACGCCCGACCGTTGTTTGTGcagagtggctttagatcttctgtacGTCGAGTGGCTTCGGtgacggtcgagtgacattgattcttccgagtgaaATGTCTCtgatcgagtggatgatggtaccctttgaatgcTTCTGGCTTGAGGGTGATGTCCTTGGGaagggcgtctaggtcaggcctatgaccctaccctaggtacatagcttcattagccgccgccaagaagaaagCCATGAAGGAAGCTAAGGCTGTTGCTACCGCCGCGACCCTTGTGTGGCCTACTGGAGGGCATGACTTGTTCATCTCCTACTTGCTTGTTCATGTGCTAGCTTTATATGCTCTGTTCATAAATGTCTCGGTTCTATGCTATATATGTGCACACATGTTCAGGTATCGGCATGAGTTGCATATTGTGAATGCCATGTTTACTCTTTACTCATGGATTAGATTAATAAAAAAAGTGCTAATATATCTAGCAAAAATGTCTGCACAGAAAACACTTTTCAACAGAAAGAAATAAAGAAGCCctaaagaaagaaagaaggaagaaagaaaaatCTAAGTCTAGCTACAAAGTGGCAGAAAAGCCCTAAAGCAAAGCTTTCGCATTGGCAGGGAAAGCTCAAAGCTAGCTAGCGAGGAGTCCATCGCCGGAGCCTTTCCAACCGAGACGATTCGCAAGCATTTCCCTTTGGAAAGGCACTGTTAGCAGTGCCGTGCCACCATACGGGAAAAGACACAAAAGGCGCCCCCTTTCCGCAGCCAAAGCGAGTAAAGCGACGCACCTTGGTTTCGGATAGTCTTTATCGCTTTTCCCCCCGCCACGAAAAAGCCATCAAATGTCCAGTTGATTGTAAAGCAAGGAAGCCATCTTTCGTCGCTTTTACATCCCCTGCCGCAAAAGTGATTAGGGATGATCATCAAGACTCTTAGTGGGTAAGTATCATCGCGCTCGTTGACGACGACGGTGCGTCGAAAATGGGCCGTTTCTTGCTGCTGAAACAAGCTTAATTTGGCCCTGTTTGGAACGCGGGAGTTTTTTGGTCGATTTCAGCGGAAATTTGGCACCGTGATCTTGATCTTTTTGCAAAGTTCACGTAGCCAAATGGGTCCTTGATCGAGCTAGTCGTGGCGGCAATGGAGTGTGGCCGCGGGCAGGCCAGGTGGCGGGACGGGGACGCGAACCGAACGGCATCGCACGTCACCGTATCCCACATGCACTGCACCGCAGTTAGATGTTCCTTTTCCTTCGCCTCGCCCTGTTAAAGGAAAGAGGAAAGGAAATCACGGCGCCCACCCAACACCCACCACAGAGCACGTATCCTATTCGTGCTCCTAGCTAGCAAGCGAGCTATATATACGGCCGATGAGACACACTTCTCCGTGGCATCGGAGAGCGCGGGGCACACACTGACCGACATGGTGTCTCACTCTCACCTCGAGATGGGCGGCGCGGCGGGGATCAAGCTCTTCGGCAAGGTCATCACGCGGCAGCCGACACGCACGGGCgcagacggcggcggtggcggcgtggtGGTGTCCAAGACGCAGCAGGCGGCGCCCATGTCGTCGTCCTCGTCGTCTTCGGGGCGCGGGAGCGCCGAGCAGCTGGAGGAGGCCGCGAgggcgcgcgcggcggcggcggaggcgcggctGCCGTGCCCGCGGTGCCGGAGCGAGGACACCAAGTTCTGCTACTTCAACAACTACAACGTCAACCAGCCGCGGCACTTCTGCCGGGCCTGCCACCGCTACTGGACGGCCGGCGGCGCCATCCGCAACGTGCCCGTCGGCTCCGGCCGCCGCAAGAACCGCCCGGTGCTGCACGGTGCCTCCACGGTCATGAGTGTTGCCGACCACCACTTGGCGGGGCCGGCGTCTCCGGGGATGCCGAATGGGCTTGGCTTCCACCCAGATCATGGATGGTCTCAGGCCGTCCCGCCGACGGCTTACCTCGGCCACGGAGAGATGGAGCAGTGCTGGTGGCTCGTTCATCAGTACCCAGCCCAAGGCcaggtcaacggggacgtccaacTAAGCCCTTCGTCTCTGCGGATCAACCAATACGCATGAATAAAATTTAAATTTGTTGCCGTATGTTCCAACAATGTAAAAAGTTGCAAATTCAGGCTTCCCAGCTCCTGTCGATTGAAACTCCGGGTTTGCTGTTTCTCAATCGATCGGGGAATAGTTATAGCGCAATCGATGCTATAGTGGTCAGATTGTACGCAGAGATTTGTTCTCATTTTTGTTTTTATATTGTTGTTATTTCTTCTACTGTTTTTATTGGAGACAATTGAGAAATTCAATTGAGCTCTAGGCGCTCCCTTGAAACTAGGGATGAAAAAAAGAGTGGGAACGGACGAAATTGGGTGCTGCCATATATGTTTTCGTGTTTTTTTTTCTGAATACGGAAGCCAATACAGAAATGCCGGAAACAAATACAGAAACGAGTACTACCTAAAATGAAAATGGAGCTAATACAACATGGACACAGGGATGGAAACGAAGTGTTCACCGAAACTAAAGATCCGTTGAAACATAGACAAAAAGACAAGGAAACCAATATAAGTTGTTCAATTGATCCCCCACGTCGCCCAATTTTAGACACCCCCCCTCCCCGCCCGCCCGCGTCGcccccgctcgggcgactcggCGGAGTTGCAACCCTAGCCGCCGGGGGCTCCCCGTCCTTCcatccctccctccgccgccgtcaAAGGACGCCGCCGGCTTATAACGCGGGGGCTGACTACGGTGGCAGGGGCCTCCCCTCTTTCCTGCGCCATGGGGGCGGTGCGGATCCCGCCGGCGTGTGGTCGCATGGCCGATCTGGCCTTGGTGGCGTGGCGGGCCTGCTTTCCAGCGGCGGCGCCTCGGCCTAGGGCGACGATGGTGGCGGGTGCGGCGGCCGGCCCTGCTTCGGGCAGCGGCCTTGGCTACGTTTAGCGGCGACGGCCGGGTCTGTGGCGACGGACCATCTGACATCGGATCGGCGGTggcggcatggagggcctggtggttgggTTAGCGCCATGCGTGGTTTGCCCTCCGGACAAATCTGATCTGACCGGTGCGGCCTGCTCGATGTGCGGCGGCTCAGATCGGCGGTGACCCGTGCACACATGCTTGATGGAGGTTCTTCGAGCGGATCTGGGTGAAAGCCTCGTTCTCAGCTTGATGCCAAGACCGGCGTTGGCGACACTTTTTTTtgtcattaccttcttgaaggcatcgctgtGGAGAAGCTCCAGACCTCTATCTGCTACCTccaagggaaaccctagatcaatAGATCGGATGACGACGGCGCATTGGTctcgtttcctccttgggggcgtcattcttggaggcgtaCACATGATCGAGGGACCAGTGGGCAGCTTTTTTGATGGAGCGGTGCTTCCTCCTACACATTGATGACGGCGGATTCCGGTGGCGTGGCGCAGTGaagactcggcgcccgatgcgcggTGATGGACTCACGCAAGAGAAAGTAGTTGTCTGGCgcatggtggcgttgatggcagagTGGCCTGACAAGATAGAAGTCTCAATATCCGCTCTGAAGATGAACATgtgaaagatggcggcgacgacacatatAAGTGCGTCAGATCAGTTTATGCACCAGACCCGATGTGTGGCTCGGCTGGGGTTTCTAGCTTTTAATGATAGGCTTAGGTGAGTCGTTTGGGTATTTgacccagctagcaccccttcatcatatgtaTAGAATTAGTTGCATATGTTGTGAAGATGGCGGATTCAGACATATTTTTGTAATACCttataaggtcctcgagaataattaataaagtggccgcatgcatcttccaaatgcagaggccgagggtcatcctccttttttaaAAAAAGTTGTTCAATTGATAAGATGGTTACTAAATATTGTGATATATAATATGGCGACATGCTCGCTTAGGGATTAGGGATTCTGCTCGCGTGCTGCCATGCTTGGTGTATTAGTAGCACCGTAGAAGTTGGGTCATCTGGGCAATTTGGCTCATCATTTGTTGGGCCTAATTGTATGTTTGTTGGGCTGCAAAATAACCGTGTGCTCATATTCAAAGCGAAAAGTTCCATATTAACGTAAATGAAAAATTCATCTGAGAGCGCGCCTGCGAAGAaaaaagaatatgataaaagctttGCAAAATTCTTTAGGGGCAATTGTAGTTGACCTGGAGGAACTTAAAGCGATGGCCAACAGTTTCTATCAAACATTATATACTTCAGAAGGGATACATGATTTGGATGTCGTGCTAAACCATGTACCAAGGAGGGTAACAGATGAGATGAATGTGAGTTTGAATGCGTAATACACTGTTAAGGAGGTAAAAACGACACAGTTTCAGATGTTCCCTACAAAAGCACCAGGGCCAGATGGCTTTCCTGCTCATTTTTATCAACGCAACTGGGATATATGTGGTGAAGATGTCGCAAGGATTGTGCTGTAGATAGTTCGGGGGGGCGGAAAGCCCGAAAGAAATTAATGATACAGTCTTGGTTCTAATACtacctccgtcacggtttagaaggcgcgcttggaaaTTCTCTGGACCTAGGTGATTATCTATTGGTTGTGAGATGGGCTAAAAATTAGCATTCACACTATGCATGCATATAGAAATAGGATATCGGAGTACTAAgtagctactagaaataaatgcaatgcgccctaaACCTTGTCTATTATGGAAACACACGCAAATTTAACTGTGTcttctaaactgtgacggagggagtatctaaggTAATCAACCCCTCTTTGTTAACTCAATTCCGACCTATAAGTCTTTGCAATGTGCTATATAAGATTTCTTCAAAGGTTGTGGCCAACAGATTGAAGTTAGTGTTACCCAACATAATATCTGAGGAGCAGTCAGGCTTTGTACCTGGCAGGCTCATCACAGACAATATTATATGTGCTTACGAGTGTCTGCAATTCATGAAAAGGACAAAATCAAAGTAAAATTGCTTCTGTGCTTTGAAGTTAGATATGATGAAAGCGTATGATAGGCTGGAGTGGTCATATTTGAAGGGTATTATGGCCAAGCTGGGTTTCTCTCAACAATGGATCaatatagtgaaggaaatatgccctagaggcaataataaagttgttatttatattttcttatatcatgataaatgcttattattcatgctagaattgtattaatcggaaacttagtacatgtgtgaatacatagacaaaacagagtgtccctagtatgcctctacttgactagctcgttaatcaaagatggttaagtttcgtgaccatagacatgtgttgtcatttgatgaacggaatcacatcattagagaatgatgtgatggacaagaaccatccgttagcttagcataatgatcgtttagttttattgctatttctttcttcatgacttatacatattcctctaactatgagattatgcaactctcgaatactggaggaacaccttgtgtgctatcaaatgtcacaacataactgggtgattataaatatgctctacaggtgtctccaaatgtgtttgttgggttggcatagatcaagattaggatttgccactccgtgtatcggagaggtatctctggtccctctcggtaatgcacatcactataagccttgcaagcaatgtgactaatgagttagttgcgagatgatgtattacgaaacgagtaaagagacttgtcggtaatgagattgaactaggtatgatgataccgatgatcgaatctcgggcaagtaacatactgatgacaaagggaatgacgtatgttgttatgcagtttgaccgataaatatcttcgaagaatatgtaggaaccaatatgagaatccaggttccgctattggttattgactggagatgtgtctcggtcatgtctacatagttctcgaacccgtagggtccgcacgcttaatgttcgatgatgatttgtattatgagttatgtgttttggtgatcgaagtttgttcggagtcccggatgagatcacggacatgacgaggagtctcgaaatggccgagaggtaaagattaatatattggaaggttatatacggacaccaaaATGGTTTcgaagaggttcggggattttttggagtaccgggaagttaccggacccccccttgggaaagttaatgggcctcatgggccattgtggagagagggaggaaggccacaagaggaggcgcacgcctcccccctgcctaatccgaattggacaaggggtgggggtgcccccctttccttctccctttcccatctttcccctttcccctctccgttggaaggtaagggggggtcgaatcctactacgagtggagtcctagtaggactctcccCCCATGGTgcgccacccctagggccggccacctcctcctcccctcctttatatacgggggtgggggcacaccaatagttctcttagccgtgtgcggtgccccctccacagtttactcctccggtcatagcgtcatagtgcttaggcgaagccctgcgcggatcacatcaccatcaccgtcatcacgccgtcgtaggGGTGGcgcacgtgtgctgaacacggaggtgctgtacgttcggtactctgccggaactctccctcgaccctctgccggatcaagagttcgagggacatcatcaagctgaacgtgtgctgaacacggaggtgctgtacgttcggtacttggatcagttggatcgtgaagacgtttgactacatcaaccgcgttaacctaacacttccgctttcggtcgagggtacgtggacacactctccccctctcattgctatgcatctcctagatagatcttgcgtgatcgtaggtttttttttgaaattgcatgctacgttccccaacagtggcatccgagccagatctatgcgtagatgatatgcacgagtagaacacaaagagttgtgggtgataatagtcatacttcttaccaccaacgtcttactttgattcggcggtattgttggatgaaggggaccggaccaacattacatgaccacgttcatgagaccggttctaccgacgtgctttgcacacaggtggctggcggatgtctgtttctccaactttagttgaatctagtttgactatggccggttcttgttgaaggttaaaacagcacacttaacgaaaaatcattgtggttttgatgcgtaggtaagaaccattcttgctagaagcccgtagcagccgcataaaacttgcaacaacaaagtagaggatgtctaacttgtttttgcagggcatgttgtgatgtgatatggtcaagacgtgatgagatataaattgttgtatgagatgatcatgttttgtagaagttatcagcaactggcaggagccttatggttgttgctttattatatgaaatccaATCGCCATgtatttgctttactttatcactaagcggtagtgatagtcgtagaagcaatagttggcgagaagacaatgacgctacgatggagatcaaggtgtctagccggtgacgatggagatcatgaaggtgctttggagatggagatcaaaggcacaagatgatgatggccatatcatgtcacatattttgattgcatgtgatgtttatcttttatgcatcttattttgcttagtacggcggtagcattataagatgatccctcactaacttTCAAGGTAtacatgttctccctgagtatgaaccATTGCTACagcttgtcgtgccgagacaccacgtgatgatcgggtgtgataagctctatgttcacatacaatgggtgcaagccagttttgcacatgcagaatactcggttaaacttgacgagcctagcatatgcagatatgtcctcggaacactaagactaaaaggtcgaacgtgaatcatatagtatagatatgatcaacatagaggtgttcaccattgaaaactacttcatctcacgtgatgatcggacatggtttagttgatatggatcacgtgatcatttagatgactagagggatgtctatctaagtgggagttcttaagtaatatgattaattgaactttaatttatcatgaacttagtcctgatagtttttgcatacctatgatgttgtagatcaatggcccgtgctacagttcccttgaattttaatgcattcctagagaaagctaagttgaaagatgatggtagcaactacacggactgggtccgtaacttgaggattattctcattgttGCACAGACGAATTACGttctagaagcaccactaggtgcaagacccgctgcaggagcaactctggatgttatgaatgtctggcggactaaagctgatgactactcgatagttcagtgtgccatgctttatgtcttagaatcaggacttcaaagacgttttgaacgtcatggagcatatgagatgttccaggagttgaagttaatatttcaagcaaatgcccgagttgagagatatgaagtctccaacaagttctatagctgcaaaatggaggagaacagttctgtcagtgaacacatacttagaatgtctaggtaccataaccacttgactcagttgggagttaatcttcctattgatagtgtcattgacagagttcttcaatcactgccaccaagatataaagacttcgtgatgaactataatatgcaagggatgggaaaaacaattcccgagctcttcgcgatgctaatggttgtggaggtagaaatcaagaaggagcatcaagtgttgatggttaacaagaccactagtttcaagaaaaagggcaaagggaagaaggggaacttcaagaagaatagcaagcaagttgctgctcccgggaagaagcccaagtctggacctaagcctgaaactgagtgcttctactacaaagggatgggccactggaagcggaactgccccaagtatttggcggataagaaggatggcaaagtgaaaggtatatttgatatacatgttattgatgtgtaccttactaatgctcgttgtagcgcctgggtatttgatagtggttctgttgctcatatttgcaactcgaaacaggggctacagattaaacgaagattggctaaaggcaaggtgacgatgcacgtcggaaatggttccaagattgatgtgatcgtcgtcggcacgctacctctacatctaccttcgggattagttttagacttggataattgttattttgtgccactgttgagcatgaacattatatctggatcttgtttgatgcgagacggttattcatttaaatcagagaataatggttgttctatttatatgagtaatatcttttatggtcatgcacccttgatgagtggtctatttttgttgaatctcgatcctagtgatacacatattcataatattgaagccaaagatacaaagttaataatgatagtgcaacttatttgtggcacttccgtttaggtcatattggtgtaaagcgtatgaagaaactccatgttgatgggcttttggaatcacttgattatgaatcacttgatacttgcgaaccatgcttcatgggcaagatgactaagactctgttctccggaacaatggagcgagccactgacttattggaaacaatacatactgatgtatgcggtccaatgagtattgaggcttgcggtgggtattgttattttctgaccttcacagatgatttaagaagatatgggtgtatctacttaatgaaacataagtctgaaacatttgaaaagttcaaagaatttcagagtgaagtggtaaatcaccgtaacaagaaaataaagtttctacgatctgatcgtggaggtgaatatttgagttatgagtttggtcttcatttgaaacaatgtggaatattttcacaactcatgccacctggaacaccacagtgtaatggtgtgtccgaatgtcgtaaccgtactttattagatatggtgcgatctatgatgtctcttaccgatttaccactatcgttttggggttatgcattagagacagttgcattcacgttaataaGGGCACcgcctaaatccgttgagacgacaccgtatgaactatggtttggcaacaaaccaaagttgtctattcttaaagtttggggttgcgatgcttatgtgaaaaagtttcaaaccgataagctcgaacccaaattggagaagtgcgtgttcataggatacccaaaagaaactgttgggtacaccttctatcacagatccgaaggcaagatttttgttgctaagaatggatcctttctagagaagaagtttctctcgaaagaagtgagtgggaggaaagtagaacttgatgaggtaattgtaccctctctcgaattggaaagtagctcatcacagaaaaccgttcccgtgatgcctataccaactagagaggaagctaatgatgatgatcatgaaacttcagatcaagttactactaaacctcataggtcaaccagagcacgatcggcaccatagtggtatggtaatcctgttctgtaagtcatgttattagaccatggcgaacctacaaactaagaagaagctatgatgagcctagattccgacagacgacttgaggccatgaaatctgagataggatccatgtatgagaacgaagtgtggactttggtggacttgcccaatgatcggcaagccattgagaataaatggatcttcaagaggaagacatacactGATGGTAGTGGTActatctagaaagctcgacttgtcgcaaaaggtttttgacaagttcaaggtgttgactacgatgagatgttCTCGCTCGTAGAGatacttaagtctgtctgaatcatgttagcaattgtcacattttatgaaatctggcaaatggatgtcaaaactgcattccttaatggatttcttaaagaagagttgtatatgatgcaaccaaaaggttttgtcgatcctaaaggtgctaataatGTGTGCAAactctagcaatccatctatggactggtacaagcatctcagagttggaatatacgctttgatagtgtgatcaaagcatatgattttatacagacttttagagaagcctgtatttacaagaaattgagtgggagctctgtagcatttctaatattatatgtggatgacatattgttgattggaaataaaacataatttctggatagcataaaaggatacttgaataataatttttcaatgaaagacctatagagatagatcaagacgcttaataggactttcacaaagcacataccttgataattttgaagaaattcaaaatggatcagtcaaagaaagggttctagcctgtgttacaaggtgtgaagttaagtcagactcaatgtccgaccgctgcaaaagatagagagaaaatgaaagtcattccctatgcctcagccataggttctatcatgtatgcaatgctatgtaccagacctgatgtgtgccttgctataagtttagcagggaggtaccaaagtaatccaggagtggatcactggacagctgtcaagaacatcctaaaatacctaaaaaggactaaggatatgtttctcgtttatggaggtgacaaagagtgagGGAGtccgcgggtcatggatgacacggaagttccccggatcttgtgggtaaagtgtgcaacctctgcagagtgtaaaactattcgaatagccgtgtccacggtcaaggaaagttgggtggtgctgcttagactacgtccatatgtttctggaaaacaacacggtttggtaaatatGTTGATGggattcgtgaggaagtcacgatgagcttgagcacgACTTGTTCACAACTCCTTCTCGATGttaatgtctgtaacctcctgatacttgttgcagacgcattcatgtccttgataaatgttgatcttacttgcatgagaaaaattaGCTTTCCACAAAAATGTCGAtttagcagtagtgccttgcataattattctgttatcacccttgggttgcttgcgagtacattcaaagtactcattggcttgccactggttattttattggccaggcatgaaagaacatgatatgatgaagaatacttcggtgacgaacatgcgagctaggatgcttcccagtcagaatgcctgtagggttaaggcagatggcatgggtccatgttattgacgaagatttccgctgcaatgttatactcaaaaCTTgaacataatggtcataatttatgtaagtcGGTATGtacggatgtaagactcttgttattcagcatctgtgtgttcagtgagcattgatctctgggatcactgtacatgtgcatcggtgatcacgacttatgagtcggggtccccacaaaatcgcaaagcattgagacagacattaagttgaaaccaagggattcaacaagcatgactttatccatgtgttgatcctttaagattgcaactctacctagacccaataccttacttttaccagtgtcagcaaatgtgatgtgacttttgtcagatggacgtaaggttgagtccataagaaggcttcgcttgccagtcatgtgattggtacacccactatcaataatccattctgaagcagctggtgtcgtaccctacaatgcagttagggggataggcttcacgaagagaattgtgaagcaaaaacatttgacaagccagtggattatgaaagcttagatcgagattaggactgatagggcaagtagcaagcgactcaggaacaaagtacataataagaccatttgggcatttgatcttgcgccctacaagatgtttaaggtccccagcaatagcttcagacgattttggtttttggttggagacctttccctgcaaaagagagttaagctttcttagccacccacatcttcaagggtggcttccaagcaatgagtctaagtgcagcatctaagaactttggctttggagccctagcaaaaagtcttgcaggtggacaatagtactcataagaat
The sequence above is a segment of the Triticum dicoccoides isolate Atlit2015 ecotype Zavitan chromosome 1A, WEW_v2.0, whole genome shotgun sequence genome. Coding sequences within it:
- the LOC119321167 gene encoding dof zinc finger protein 5-like, with amino-acid sequence MVSHSHLEMGGAAGIKLFGKVITRQPTRTGADGGGGGVVVSKTQQAAPMSSSSSSSGRGSAEQLEEAARARAAAAEARLPCPRCRSEDTKFCYFNNYNVNQPRHFCRACHRYWTAGGAIRNVPVGSGRRKNRPVLHGASTVMSVADHHLAGPASPGMPNGLGFHPDHGWSQAVPPTAYLGHGEMEQCWWLVHQYPAQGQVNGDVQLSPSSLRINQYA